One genomic window of Nitrosomonas sp. Is35 includes the following:
- the tuf gene encoding elongation factor Tu translates to MAKSKFERSKPHVNVGTIGHVDHGKTTLTAAITTILTKKFGGEAKSYDQIDSAPEERARGITINTAHVEYETSNRHYAHVDCPGHADYVKNMITGAAQMDGAILVVSAADGPMPQTREHILLARQVGVPYIIVYMNKADMVDDAELIELVEMEIRELLSKYDFPGDDTPIIVGSALKALEGDQSDIGEPSILKLAEALDSYIPQPERAIDGAFIMPVEDVFSISGRGTVVTGRVERGIIKVGEEIEIVGLKPTLKTVCTGVEMFRKLLDQGQAGDNVGILLRGTKREEVERGQVLAKPGSISPHTKFTAEIYVLSKEEGGRHTPFFPGYRPQFYFRTTDVTGAIELPAGTEMVMPGDNVSVTVNLIAPIAMEDGLRFAIREGGRTVGAGVVAKIIE, encoded by the coding sequence ATGGCAAAGAGTAAATTTGAGCGGTCGAAGCCACACGTAAATGTTGGTACGATAGGGCACGTGGATCATGGTAAGACGACGCTGACGGCGGCGATTACGACGATATTGACGAAGAAATTTGGCGGAGAAGCGAAGAGCTACGATCAGATTGACTCAGCACCGGAAGAGCGTGCGCGTGGGATTACCATTAATACGGCACACGTGGAATACGAAACGTCGAATCGTCATTATGCGCATGTGGACTGTCCTGGGCACGCGGATTATGTGAAAAACATGATCACGGGTGCGGCACAAATGGATGGAGCCATATTGGTGGTGTCTGCTGCCGATGGTCCAATGCCGCAAACACGAGAACATATCCTGCTGGCGCGCCAAGTAGGCGTTCCTTACATCATTGTGTATATGAATAAAGCAGATATGGTGGATGACGCCGAGCTCATAGAGCTGGTGGAAATGGAAATACGCGAACTATTATCCAAATATGACTTTCCGGGTGATGACACTCCGATTATTGTAGGCTCGGCGCTGAAAGCGCTGGAAGGCGATCAAAGCGATATCGGAGAGCCTTCCATATTAAAATTGGCGGAAGCGCTGGATAGCTACATACCACAACCGGAACGCGCAATCGACGGCGCATTTATCATGCCGGTAGAAGATGTTTTCTCGATTTCGGGCCGTGGAACGGTTGTAACGGGACGGGTTGAAAGAGGCATCATCAAAGTAGGCGAAGAGATAGAGATCGTAGGCCTTAAACCCACGCTGAAGACAGTATGCACGGGCGTTGAAATGTTCCGTAAACTATTGGATCAAGGTCAAGCCGGTGATAATGTGGGAATACTGCTACGTGGCACGAAACGTGAAGAAGTAGAACGCGGACAAGTGCTGGCAAAACCGGGTAGCATATCGCCACATACCAAATTCACAGCGGAAATATATGTATTGAGCAAGGAAGAAGGTGGAAGACATACCCCATTTTTTCCTGGTTATCGCCCACAGTTTTATTTCAGAACGACGGATGTTACGGGGGCGATTGAATTACCGGCGGGTACGGAAATGGTGATGCCCGGGGATAACGTATCGGTAACGGTCAATCTGATAGCGCCGATTGCGATGGAAGATGGGCTGCGATTTGCGATACGGGAAGGTGGACGTACGGTTGGTGCAGGCGTCGTCGCAAAAATTATTGAATGA
- the rplB gene encoding 50S ribosomal protein L2, translated as MALVKLKPTSPGRRSVVKIANNDLYNGEPYKNLIEKQTKTAGRNHYGRITTRHRGGGHKQHYRLIDFKRDKDDITGIVERIEYDPNRTANIALICYQDGERRYIIAPKGLAVGTKISSGKNAQIKPGDALPLRNIPMGTIIHCVELLPGKGAQLARSAGASIQLQAREGNYAQLKLRSGEMRKVHIDCRATIGEVGNAEHNLRSIGKAGAVRWRGIRPTVRGVAMNPIDHPHGGGEGRTSAGRHPVSPWGTPAKGYRTRKNKRTEVMIVRHRYSKKG; from the coding sequence ATGGCCCTTGTTAAATTAAAACCGACTTCACCTGGAAGAAGATCAGTAGTTAAAATAGCAAATAATGATCTGTACAATGGCGAACCTTATAAAAATTTAATAGAAAAACAAACTAAAACTGCGGGACGTAATCATTATGGTCGCATCACTACAAGGCATCGTGGGGGCGGACATAAACAACACTATAGATTGATAGATTTTAAACGTGATAAAGATGATATAACTGGTATCGTCGAACGTATTGAGTATGACCCTAATAGGACAGCAAATATTGCTTTAATTTGCTATCAGGATGGGGAAAGAAGGTACATTATTGCTCCAAAAGGATTAGCAGTAGGCACAAAAATTTCTAGTGGTAAAAATGCTCAAATAAAACCTGGAGATGCGCTACCTTTACGCAATATACCGATGGGGACGATAATTCATTGTGTTGAATTATTGCCAGGAAAAGGCGCCCAATTAGCACGATCGGCTGGTGCTTCGATACAATTACAAGCACGAGAAGGAAATTATGCACAACTGAAACTTCGCTCAGGAGAGATGCGGAAAGTGCATATTGATTGTCGTGCCACAATCGGTGAAGTAGGTAATGCTGAACACAACTTAAGATCTATTGGTAAAGCAGGTGCAGTTCGGTGGCGTGGAATTAGACCAACTGTACGAGGTGTGGCAATGAATCCTATAGATCACCCACATGGTGGTGGAGAAGGAAGGACATCCGCAGGAAGGCATCCAGTCAGTCCATGGGGAACACCAGCTAAGGGTTATAGAACTCGAAAAAATAAAAGAACAGAAGTGATGATAGTTCGTCATCGTTATTCAAAAAAAGGATAA
- the rplN gene encoding 50S ribosomal protein L14, with the protein MIQMQSILRVADNTGARSLMCIKVLGGSKRKYAGIGDIIKVSIKDAAPRGRVKKGEVYNAIVVRTAKGVRRIDGSLLKFDENAAVLLNNKLEPIGTRIFGPVTRELRNARFMKIVSLAPEVL; encoded by the coding sequence ATGATACAAATGCAATCAATATTGCGAGTTGCAGATAACACAGGTGCGAGATCATTGATGTGTATCAAAGTTCTTGGTGGATCAAAGAGAAAATACGCAGGTATTGGCGATATAATTAAAGTGAGCATCAAAGATGCAGCGCCAAGAGGACGTGTGAAAAAAGGCGAAGTATATAATGCTATTGTAGTACGTACAGCAAAAGGTGTGAGACGTATAGATGGTTCTTTGTTAAAATTCGATGAAAATGCCGCCGTGCTTTTGAATAACAAACTTGAGCCGATTGGAACACGGATATTTGGTCCAGTCACTCGTGAGTTGCGTAATGCGCGCTTTATGAAGATTGTGTCGCTTGCTCCAGAAGTTCTGTAA
- the rplR gene encoding 50S ribosomal protein L18: MLNLKEKRIRRSKKTRATIAELGVIRLSIHRSNSHIYAQLIDDKKNKTIVSASTLEPDVRKEIKVGGNIEAAVIIGKRIAEKGIKFGISNIAFDRSGYKYHGRVKALAEAAREEGLKF, encoded by the coding sequence ATGCTGAATTTGAAAGAAAAGCGTATTAGAAGATCAAAAAAAACTCGTGCCACTATAGCCGAATTGGGTGTCATTAGATTATCTATACATAGAAGTAACTCGCATATATATGCACAGTTGATTGATGATAAGAAAAATAAAACTATTGTTAGTGCATCTACCTTGGAACCTGATGTAAGGAAGGAAATTAAAGTGGGTGGTAATATTGAGGCGGCTGTAATAATTGGAAAAAGAATTGCAGAAAAAGGAATAAAGTTTGGTATATCAAATATTGCATTTGACAGATCTGGATATAAATACCATGGTCGAGTTAAGGCTTTAGCTGAGGCAGCTCGTGAAGAAGGGTTGAAATTCTAA
- the rplD gene encoding 50S ribosomal protein L4, translating to MELKLIGEKNQATENITVSDELFNKDYNEALIHQVITSYLSNARGATRAQKGRADVAKSTRKPWRQKGTGRARAGMASSPIWRGGGKIFPNSPDENFRKKLNKKMYRTGISIILSQLVRDERLMIIDNFNVDTHKTKAFKEKLIALGLSEVMLITNNVDENLYLSSRNIPHVSVVEVKNVDPVSLLKFEKILLTTEGLKNLEELLS from the coding sequence ATGGAGTTGAAGCTTATCGGTGAAAAGAATCAGGCAACAGAAAATATCACTGTTTCTGATGAACTTTTTAATAAAGATTACAATGAGGCACTTATTCATCAAGTTATAACTTCTTATCTATCAAATGCGCGAGGAGCTACGCGAGCTCAGAAAGGGCGTGCAGATGTTGCCAAGTCAACTCGTAAGCCATGGCGGCAAAAAGGAACAGGGCGCGCTCGTGCCGGTATGGCATCAAGTCCAATATGGCGCGGAGGCGGAAAAATTTTTCCAAATAGTCCTGATGAGAATTTTAGAAAAAAACTCAATAAAAAAATGTATCGTACCGGTATAAGTATCATTTTGTCTCAGTTAGTACGTGATGAGCGATTAATGATTATAGATAACTTTAATGTCGATACGCATAAAACTAAAGCTTTTAAAGAAAAACTAATTGCATTAGGGCTCAGTGAGGTTATGTTGATTACGAATAATGTGGATGAAAATTTGTATCTCTCATCGCGCAATATTCCACATGTTTCTGTAGTTGAAGTGAAGAATGTAGATCCGGTAAGTCTTTTGAAATTTGAAAAGATTTTACTTACAACAGAAGGATTGAAGAATCTTGAGGAACTTCTGTCATGA
- the rplX gene encoding 50S ribosomal protein L24 produces MKKIKKDDDVIVITGKDKGKKGTVLRTIGSERLLVQGINSVKKHQKPNPSTGVTGGIINKEMPIHISNVAIYNFTSKRADRVGFRVDSNDKKVRFFKTTNELIEV; encoded by the coding sequence ATGAAAAAAATTAAAAAAGATGATGATGTAATTGTAATTACTGGAAAAGATAAGGGAAAAAAAGGTACAGTACTTCGTACGATCGGTTCTGAGCGTTTGCTGGTGCAAGGAATAAATTCGGTAAAAAAGCATCAAAAGCCTAATCCTTCAACCGGAGTCACTGGAGGAATAATTAATAAAGAAATGCCAATTCATATTTCGAATGTCGCAATTTATAACTTCACATCAAAAAGAGCTGATAGAGTAGGGTTTAGAGTAGATTCTAATGATAAAAAAGTGCGTTTTTTTAAAACTACAAATGAATTGATTGAAGTATAA
- the rplP gene encoding 50S ribosomal protein L16, translating to MLQPARTKYRKQQKGRNTGIATRGSKVSFGEFGLKAVDRGRLTARQIEAARRAMTRHIKRGGRIWIRIFPDKPISHKPAEVRMGNGKGSPEYYVAEIQPGKVLYEMDGVSEELAKEAFRLAAAKLPIKTVFTIRQFGG from the coding sequence ATGCTTCAACCAGCGCGTACTAAATATAGAAAGCAGCAAAAAGGAAGAAATACCGGCATCGCAACACGAGGCTCAAAAGTTAGCTTTGGTGAATTTGGTCTAAAAGCAGTTGATAGAGGCCGATTAACAGCACGTCAAATAGAAGCTGCTCGAAGAGCTATGACAAGACATATCAAAAGGGGTGGCCGTATCTGGATACGGATTTTTCCTGATAAACCAATTTCACATAAACCAGCTGAAGTACGGATGGGAAATGGTAAAGGAAGTCCAGAGTATTATGTTGCTGAAATTCAGCCTGGGAAGGTTCTTTATGAAATGGATGGAGTTAGTGAAGAACTAGCTAAAGAAGCGTTTAGACTAGCTGCAGCAAAATTACCAATTAAAACAGTATTTACTATTAGGCAATTTGGCGGATAA
- the rpsE gene encoding 30S ribosomal protein S5 yields MSTKTIGAEEGGDNLREKMVAINRVTKVVKGGRILGFAALTVVGDGDGGVGMGKGKSREVPVAVQKAMDEARRKMIKVKLKNGSIYHPITASHGAAKVYMQPAPEGTGIIAGGPMRAIFEVMGMTNILAKCIGSTNPYNVVRATLKGLDQMNTPATIAAKRNKTIKDIIG; encoded by the coding sequence ATGAGTACTAAAACGATAGGTGCAGAAGAAGGTGGCGATAATTTACGTGAAAAAATGGTTGCTATCAACAGGGTTACAAAAGTTGTTAAAGGTGGTCGTATTTTAGGATTTGCGGCACTTACTGTAGTCGGAGACGGTGATGGCGGAGTTGGCATGGGTAAAGGTAAATCACGTGAAGTGCCAGTCGCAGTGCAGAAAGCAATGGATGAAGCTCGTCGAAAAATGATAAAAGTTAAATTGAAAAATGGGTCTATATATCATCCTATAACCGCATCACATGGTGCTGCTAAGGTATATATGCAACCAGCACCTGAAGGAACAGGTATAATTGCTGGAGGACCTATGCGAGCTATATTTGAAGTCATGGGAATGACCAATATTTTAGCTAAGTGCATTGGTTCTACAAATCCATATAATGTAGTTAGAGCAACACTAAAAGGCTTAGATCAAATGAATACTCCAGCAACAATTGCAGCTAAGCGCAATAAGACAATAAAAGACATAATAGGTTGA
- the rplW gene encoding 50S ribosomal protein L23, producing MKNSNINQERLLKVILAPHISEKATFIGEKNNQTVFRVATDATKKEIKHAIELLWKEQKIEVKNVQTINVKGKSKRFGRFMGRRSDWKKAIVSIKAGQELSFANFSNAEVK from the coding sequence ATGAAAAATTCAAATATTAATCAAGAACGTTTATTAAAAGTCATATTAGCGCCGCATATCTCAGAGAAAGCTACATTTATCGGAGAGAAAAATAATCAAACGGTATTTCGTGTAGCAACAGATGCAACTAAAAAAGAAATAAAACATGCCATAGAGTTATTATGGAAAGAACAAAAGATAGAAGTGAAGAATGTTCAAACGATAAATGTGAAAGGAAAAAGCAAAAGATTTGGACGTTTTATGGGACGCAGAAGTGATTGGAAAAAAGCCATCGTAAGCATTAAGGCAGGGCAGGAATTGAGTTTTGCAAATTTTTCAAATGCAGAGGTTAAATAA
- the rpmC gene encoding 50S ribosomal protein L29 encodes MKVSELKEKSLSELNKELISLLRVQFSLRMQLATQQLSDTSRMKMVRKDIARVKTIMTQKAS; translated from the coding sequence ATGAAAGTTAGTGAATTGAAAGAAAAATCATTATCTGAACTCAATAAAGAACTCATTTCCTTATTAAGAGTGCAATTTAGCTTAAGAATGCAATTAGCTACACAACAACTTTCAGACACAAGTCGAATGAAGATGGTTAGAAAAGATATCGCAAGAGTTAAAACAATTATGACTCAGAAAGCAAGTTAA
- the rpsC gene encoding 30S ribosomal protein S3, with protein sequence MGQKIHPIGFRLSVQRNWLSKWYANSNNFATMLNEDIKVRTFLNEKLKNASVGRVLIERPSKNARITIYSSRPGVVIGKKGEDIEVLRTELQKRMGVPVHVNIEEIRKPELDAQLIADNIAQQLEKRIMFRRAMKRAMQNAMRLGAQGIKIMSSGRLNGIEIARTEWYREGRVPLHTLRADLDYATSEAKTTYGIIGIKVWVFKGEILGKSDANSLNVLGTVSDSEKKKISKKSSPSFIKESDSKIDKSIE encoded by the coding sequence ATGGGTCAAAAAATACATCCAATCGGGTTTCGTCTTTCAGTTCAAAGAAATTGGTTGTCAAAGTGGTATGCAAATAGCAATAACTTTGCAACTATGCTGAATGAGGATATAAAAGTACGGACTTTTCTTAATGAAAAGCTTAAAAATGCCTCGGTTGGTAGAGTTTTGATAGAAAGACCATCAAAAAATGCAAGGATTACTATTTACAGTTCTCGTCCAGGTGTGGTCATTGGCAAAAAGGGAGAAGATATAGAGGTATTGCGCACTGAGCTCCAAAAAAGAATGGGGGTTCCCGTCCATGTTAATATCGAAGAAATAAGAAAACCAGAACTGGATGCGCAACTAATTGCCGATAATATCGCTCAACAATTAGAAAAAAGAATTATGTTTCGTAGAGCAATGAAACGGGCAATGCAGAATGCTATGAGATTGGGAGCTCAAGGTATAAAAATAATGAGTTCGGGTAGATTGAACGGGATAGAAATTGCCCGAACGGAATGGTATAGAGAAGGCCGAGTTCCTCTTCATACTTTAAGAGCAGATCTCGACTATGCAACTTCAGAAGCTAAAACTACTTATGGCATTATTGGCATTAAAGTGTGGGTTTTTAAAGGCGAGATACTTGGAAAAAGTGACGCAAATAGCTTAAATGTCTTAGGTACTGTTTCTGATAGTGAGAAAAAGAAAATTAGTAAAAAATCCTCTCCATCGTTTATTAAAGAATCCGATTCTAAAATAGATAAAAGCATTGAATGA
- the rplF gene encoding 50S ribosomal protein L6 has product MSRVSNNPISVPDNVQISLSGQDITIKGPLGALEYPIASEISVDQIDGFLKIKANSNSQHANALSGTFRALIANMVHGVSKGFEKKLQLVGVGYRAQATANKLSLTLGFSHPINFEIPDGIKIETPTQTEIIIKGIDKQKVGQVSADIRAYRKPEPYKGKGVRYSDEIIVLKETKKK; this is encoded by the coding sequence ATGTCTCGTGTAAGTAATAATCCAATATCTGTTCCTGATAATGTTCAAATCTCTTTATCTGGACAAGATATCACGATAAAAGGACCTCTTGGGGCTTTAGAGTATCCTATCGCAAGTGAGATTAGTGTGGATCAGATAGATGGTTTTCTGAAAATTAAAGCAAATTCTAATTCTCAACATGCAAATGCGTTATCTGGAACATTCAGGGCATTAATTGCAAATATGGTTCATGGAGTTTCAAAAGGATTTGAAAAGAAATTGCAACTAGTTGGAGTTGGTTACAGAGCGCAAGCAACTGCTAATAAATTAAGTCTCACACTTGGGTTTTCACATCCAATAAACTTTGAAATTCCTGATGGAATTAAAATTGAAACTCCAACACAAACCGAGATAATAATTAAAGGCATTGATAAACAAAAGGTTGGGCAAGTTTCGGCTGATATTAGAGCATACAGAAAACCAGAACCTTACAAAGGAAAAGGTGTTCGTTATTCAGATGAAATTATTGTTCTTAAAGAAACTAAGAAAAAATAA
- the rplV gene encoding 50S ribosomal protein L22, translated as METTAKLRGVRLSAQKGRLVADQIRGLTVDKALNILTFSPKKGAEIIRKILESAIANAEHNDGADIDELKVSSIYIDRGVLMKRTSARAKGRGNRIVKPTCHISLTVSDNGSQIK; from the coding sequence ATGGAAACTACTGCTAAATTGCGCGGGGTTAGGTTATCAGCACAAAAAGGACGTCTTGTGGCAGATCAAATAAGAGGTCTGACAGTTGATAAAGCACTGAATATTTTGACTTTCAGCCCTAAAAAAGGCGCAGAAATAATTCGAAAAATCTTGGAATCAGCCATTGCAAATGCAGAACATAATGATGGCGCTGACATTGATGAATTGAAAGTCTCATCTATATATATTGATAGAGGAGTACTGATGAAACGAACAAGTGCACGTGCTAAAGGTCGTGGCAACAGAATTGTTAAGCCTACATGTCATATCTCGTTAACAGTAAGCGATAATGGTAGTCAAATTAAATAA
- the rpsN gene encoding 30S ribosomal protein S14: MAKLSTVNRNNKRQKLVSKYFEKRKNLCEIISNYSLDEDDRLKARQQLQKLPRDSSAVRLRNRCELTGRPRGVYSKFGLGRNKLRDMAMSGKIPGIIKASW, from the coding sequence ATGGCTAAGTTATCAACAGTGAATAGAAATAATAAAAGACAAAAATTAGTAAGTAAATATTTTGAAAAAAGAAAAAACTTATGCGAAATAATTTCAAATTATTCACTGGATGAAGATGATAGGTTAAAAGCTAGACAGCAATTACAGAAACTTCCAAGGGATTCAAGCGCTGTTAGATTAAGAAATAGATGCGAATTAACAGGAAGACCACGAGGAGTTTATTCTAAATTTGGACTTGGAAGAAACAAATTGAGAGATATGGCAATGAGTGGAAAAATTCCAGGAATCATAAAAGCTAGTTGGTAA
- the rplE gene encoding 50S ribosomal protein L5, producing MARLQDYYRNTVAKELKKQFGYKSVMEVPCITKITLNIGLGEATIDKKVIENAISDIKKICGQQPVVTKAKKSIATFKVRKDYPVGCMVTLRKVRMYEFLDRLITIAIPRIRDFRGISGKSFDGRGNYNIGIKEQIIFPEIDYDKIDALRGMNISITTTAKNDVEAKALLAAFSFPFKN from the coding sequence ATGGCTCGTTTACAGGATTATTACCGTAATACAGTAGCAAAAGAATTAAAAAAGCAATTTGGATACAAATCAGTAATGGAAGTGCCGTGTATAACTAAAATTACACTTAATATTGGATTGGGCGAAGCGACAATTGATAAAAAAGTGATTGAGAATGCAATTTCTGATATAAAAAAGATTTGTGGTCAACAGCCGGTTGTGACAAAAGCTAAGAAATCTATTGCAACTTTTAAAGTTAGAAAAGATTATCCAGTAGGTTGCATGGTAACTCTTAGGAAGGTTCGGATGTATGAGTTTCTTGATAGACTAATTACTATAGCAATACCTAGAATTCGGGATTTCAGAGGAATATCTGGAAAATCATTCGATGGAAGAGGAAATTATAATATAGGTATAAAAGAACAAATTATATTTCCTGAAATTGATTACGATAAAATAGACGCTTTACGCGGTATGAATATTTCGATTACAACAACTGCAAAAAATGATGTAGAAGCGAAAGCTTTGTTGGCAGCATTTAGTTTTCCCTTCAAGAATTGA
- the rpsQ gene encoding 30S ribosomal protein S17 produces the protein MNSEKLKRTLTGRITSNKMDKTVTVLVERRIKHPLYGKFVIRSKKYHAHVENEHLSIGDIVLIEECRPLSKTKNWKVVKHVNNVSER, from the coding sequence ATGAATAGCGAAAAATTGAAACGTACACTGACTGGTCGTATCACAAGTAATAAAATGGATAAAACAGTAACAGTATTGGTTGAACGCAGAATAAAACACCCACTTTATGGAAAATTTGTAATTAGATCAAAAAAATATCATGCTCATGTTGAGAATGAACATTTATCTATAGGTGATATTGTTTTAATAGAAGAATGTCGTCCATTATCAAAAACCAAGAATTGGAAAGTAGTAAAACACGTTAATAATGTATCCGAGAGATAA
- the rpsS gene encoding 30S ribosomal protein S19, which translates to MARSVKKGPFVDTHLMEKIVKARETNDKRPVKTWSRRSTILPDFIGITVAVHNGKQHIPVFVTENMIGHKFGEFSLTRTFKGHAGDKKAVTKR; encoded by the coding sequence ATGGCACGATCAGTTAAAAAGGGACCATTTGTAGATACGCATCTAATGGAAAAGATAGTGAAAGCGCGTGAAACAAATGATAAGAGACCTGTTAAAACATGGTCAAGACGGTCCACCATATTGCCCGATTTTATAGGGATAACAGTGGCCGTACACAATGGTAAGCAACATATTCCTGTTTTTGTGACAGAAAATATGATTGGTCATAAATTTGGTGAATTTTCACTTACACGTACTTTTAAAGGCCATGCTGGCGATAAAAAAGCAGTTACTAAGCGATAG
- the rpmD gene encoding 50S ribosomal protein L30, with protein MVNSQKEKTIKITLIKSLIGTKESHKATARGLGLRKLNSSSILKDTPEIRGMIDKINYLVKCD; from the coding sequence ATGGTTAATTCTCAAAAAGAAAAAACTATCAAAATTACACTTATTAAAAGCTTGATAGGAACAAAAGAATCGCATAAAGCTACAGCTCGAGGTTTAGGGCTGAGGAAATTAAATAGTTCTTCAATACTTAAGGATACACCCGAAATACGTGGAATGATTGACAAGATTAATTATTTAGTTAAATGCGATTAA
- the rpsJ gene encoding 30S ribosomal protein S10, with protein sequence MQNQKIRIRLKAFDYRLIDKSALEIVETAKRTGAVVKGPVPLPTRIERFDVLRSPHVNKTSRDQFEIRTHLRLMDIIDPTDKTVDALMKLDLPAGVDVEIKL encoded by the coding sequence ATGCAAAACCAAAAAATTAGAATTCGTCTAAAAGCATTCGATTATCGGTTGATAGATAAATCGGCACTGGAAATTGTAGAAACAGCAAAAAGAACTGGAGCTGTTGTTAAGGGCCCCGTTCCATTGCCGACTAGAATCGAACGTTTTGATGTGTTGAGATCGCCTCATGTAAATAAAACATCTCGTGATCAGTTCGAGATTAGAACGCACTTAAGATTAATGGATATCATTGATCCAACAGACAAAACAGTCGATGCTTTAATGAAATTGGATTTGCCTGCTGGTGTGGATGTGGAAATCAAATTATAA
- the rplC gene encoding 50S ribosomal protein L3: protein MAIGLIGRKIGMTRIFTENGDSLPVTVIDVSNNRITQLKRSDTNGYSAVQLTFGKKRPNRVNKSIAGHFSKAGVEAGSTIKEFRVTSDEDINELQNGATVTCGIFKVGQRVDVSGTTIGKGYAGTIKLHHFSSNRASHGNSKAHNKPGSIGMAQDPGRVFPGKRMSGHMGNVRRTIQNIEILRIDEARSLLLLKGAIPGSKGGNVIVRSSIKVRK, encoded by the coding sequence ATGGCAATAGGGTTGATTGGTCGTAAAATTGGAATGACTCGGATTTTTACTGAGAATGGTGATAGCTTGCCAGTAACTGTCATTGATGTTTCCAATAATCGCATAACTCAGTTAAAAAGGTCTGATACAAATGGTTATTCTGCGGTGCAATTAACATTTGGAAAAAAAAGACCTAATAGAGTCAATAAATCAATTGCAGGGCACTTCTCAAAAGCAGGTGTAGAAGCAGGAAGCACTATAAAAGAGTTTAGAGTAACTTCAGATGAAGATATCAATGAGCTACAAAATGGCGCTACAGTTACATGTGGTATATTCAAAGTTGGCCAAAGAGTGGATGTGTCTGGAACAACTATTGGCAAAGGCTATGCAGGAACGATAAAGTTGCATCACTTTTCTTCAAATCGAGCTAGTCACGGTAATTCAAAAGCGCATAATAAACCAGGATCAATTGGGATGGCGCAAGATCCCGGTCGAGTTTTTCCCGGTAAAAGAATGTCAGGCCACATGGGTAATGTAAGAAGAACTATTCAAAATATAGAGATATTAAGAATTGATGAAGCAAGGAGTTTATTGCTTTTAAAAGGCGCAATACCAGGATCTAAAGGCGGCAATGTCATAGTGCGTTCGAGCATTAAAGTAAGAAAATAG
- the rpsH gene encoding 30S ribosomal protein S8 — protein MSMSDPIADMLTRIRNAQMARKQFTKMESSRLKVAIANVLKEEGYIDSYSVINENSKSTLEILLRYYAGKPVIENIKRISKPGLRIYKSSKDLPNVMNGLGTAIVSTSQGVMTQNKARELGIGGELLCILV, from the coding sequence ATGAGTATGAGCGATCCGATTGCAGATATGCTAACAAGAATTAGAAATGCTCAGATGGCAAGAAAGCAATTTACTAAAATGGAAAGTTCTCGCTTAAAAGTGGCAATTGCTAATGTTTTAAAAGAAGAAGGTTATATTGATTCTTATAGTGTTATTAACGAAAATAGCAAAAGTACATTAGAAATTTTACTAAGATATTATGCAGGTAAGCCTGTAATTGAGAATATTAAACGTATTAGTAAACCTGGTTTAAGAATTTACAAATCTAGTAAGGATTTACCAAATGTTATGAATGGCCTTGGCACTGCAATTGTTTCAACGTCGCAAGGTGTGATGACGCAAAATAAAGCGCGCGAGTTAGGTATAGGCGGCGAACTCTTGTGCATTCTAGTTTAG